A region of the Limnochordia bacterium genome:
TCAAATACAGTTAGAGCAACTCCCCCTGTATTGACTTTCTCAAACACCTGGCATATAGCTTCTTTTGGAGTCCCACCGAGCAGCTCAATTACGGGGACTTTGAACTGCTGAAATCGCATCCATATTTCCTGCTCAAATTCGGTAATCACATTAACCCGTTCTGAGTCCATACCATGGTATTTCATGTAATCAGTTCGCCAAGCAGAAAATTCTGTGCCTAGCAGGATATTCATGGGTACGATTCCTAGTTCAAGCTCGTTCTCTCTAGTAGTCAGATCTAGCTCAATCTCACGTCCGAAACTCTTTCTGATACATCGATCCTCCGGAATGCTAAGTATGGCATCTAAGCGATCTGTTTCTGGATCCAGACTTTTTTCAATATCCATATAGTACCATCGCTTAAGTGGCTGTCTTTTCTCGTCTTTCGTATTTACTGGGTGCTTACTCATGAGAGCTCCATAAAGAGAGGTCAATCGCTGCTGTCCGTCCAGTATCAGTCGTTCAGGAGCTACAAGAGCATTGTTTCTGACACCTTCCACAGGGCGTGGTCGAAATCGTACCTCTGCACCCCCTGTCTGTAACAGCATAATAGCACCGATGGGATAGGCCAGTGATACACTGGCAAGCAACGAACGGATATGCGTATCATCCCACACCCATGGTCGTTGGAAATCTGGCAATTGGATCTTACCAGTATGTATTTCCTTCATCAATTCCGATAGTAACGGTTCCTTGGATTCAAAAGTTGAACTAATTGCTGACATTGATATCTCCCTTCCACTCGGTTCTGTGGCTATTCCAACACATTTTTTGAGAGCAACTACCTTGCTAATAGCCTTTGGATAGTGTGGCTGTTTAACAGATTTGGCCTCTATGCAACGAGCTAACAGGGATCGCAGATCGCAGCTACCTGACAACCAAGTCCACCAAGATTACGAAGCATATCAAAGGTGTTCAAGAAAGAAACTGCAGATTTCTGCAGGAATTGGGGATCTTTACCTGCCCCCTAATCCCTGAATCATAGTCTCATGACTAACCACAACACATCCTTTCACCTAAACACTCCTAAAGGATACACACCATCACCCGTATAACATCATCTTTCTTATAGCCTTCACCGGCAATAAAGCCCATTTTATGTTGCTTGTTGGCCATATCGATCCCAGGGAAATAGTGGAATTAGTTGGCTCCCACATGAATCCGTAAGGCTTCTTTGGCCATCGTTCAGTGTCTTGCCACTCAACCCAATCAACGCTTCATTTAAGCATCTTATTCCATTTAGGGCTATGCAACCCGATGAAATACGGTTCTAGCTTCACTGCTACTCTCGCCGCTTCGGCATCACTTCCCGTAACCAAGATTTCGATATACAGCTGGTCAGCATGTTGATTCATAAGTTGGCCTGACTTATGCCTTCTGGCGCTGTCAGATGATCGTCTGTAATCTGACAGTCGTTTGCGAAAGCCACCGTTTGAGTGTTCCACTGCCCTTCCGACATAGACAATCTTACCATTTAATCTTGCTCGGTATAGCCCCACAAAGGAGGCATACTTGCTCAAACTTGCTATAGCTAATATGCCTATAGGCT
Encoded here:
- a CDS encoding GIY-YIG nuclease family protein, whose amino-acid sequence is MSIFDLLGKIGNAVFEQAQKHHAQQLRQYSKSASEGKTHRIGGKTLGEWESSWQPIGILAIASLSKYASFVGLYRARLNGKIVYVGRAVEHSNGGFRKRLSDYRRSSDSARRHKSGQLMNQHADQLYIEILVTGSDAEAARVAVKLEPYFIGLHSPKWNKMLK